GTGACTTTGACCAATAATAAGTATCGCGGCGAACGAGAAGATCAGCCAGTGTCAGCGTCTAACCCGCGCAGCTATGACGCTCGTGGGAAAGCGCGCGGTAATGACAATGGGCACATCATTCGTTGGGCAGAAACAGACGGCGACCATGCTGCACTGAGCTTCGAGTGGGACATCTATCTATTTGCAGCACCCAGTGACTTGTCAGCAGAAAACTTATCAGAGCTGAATCAGAATAATGACTTCTCCTCACCAGACGGTTTGTACTTTGACCCACGTGGTGTGTTATGGATTCAGACGGATGACGGTGCCTATACGGATACCAGCAGCTGTATGTTACTGGCGGCGCTACCGGGAAGTGTGAATGACGGTATACTCACAACGACGTCAGCAGGGCAGCCAACCCGAGTGAGGAGAGCAGCCAGTAATGATAATATCAAACGCTTTTTTGTCGGTCCTGAAGGCTGCGAAGTGACGGGCATTACGATGACCCCAGACTTCAAGACTCTGTTTATCAATATTCAGCATCCTGGCAATACGTGGGGCGCAGTTGCGGGCGGTAGTACCCCGCGCTCAGCCACGGTCATGATTACCAAAGAAGATGGCGATGTGATATTGGCAGAGTCATTTTCACCAGCAACTGGTACGACATCAGTGACTTAAGTAGCAAGCTGATTCATACTTTATAGAGTGACTTATATCTAAAACCCCAGCTGTGTCTGTAATGCCAGTCAGTTAAGGCAAAAACTCAATAAAAGTAATAAAATAGCCCATCTAATAAGTAGATGGGCTATTTTACTATGAGACTACAAGACGCTATTAATGAGACGCATAAAAGGATTCCAGACACCCTAGAACAATTTAGTGAATTAATAGACCCTGAGTGGATACAGCAAGCTTTAGAGTATACCGGCAAAGCGAGCATTAGAAGGCGTAAGCTACCTGCCGAACACGTTGTTTGGATAGTCATCGGCACAGCTTTATATCGAAACCGTTCAATTTGGTATATCACAGAGCAGATGCGGCTTAATATAGACTCACAGGCCTGCGTACCCAGTGCAGTGGTACAAGCAAGACAACGCCTCGGGCATGAGCCTCTAAAGCAGCTATTTCATCAACTAAGTGCTCACTACCAAACAGAATCACGAGCCCAGCAGCAAGACTTTATGGGACTTAGCGTCCAAGCTGTAGACGGTGTCGTATACTCACTACCCTATACTGATGAGAACCTTCAGTACTTTAGTTCAAGCAAAGGCAGAACTAAAGAGGCGCCCTATCCCCAAATGCGTTCGGTATGCCTGATCAATACTGACACGCATGAGATCATTGACACAACCCTTGGAGATATGGGTCAAGGAGAGATCACATTAGCCCGTCAGCTAAATATTCAAGACAACAGCATTACGCTCTTTGATAGAGCCTATTTCTCAGCAGACCTACTGATTAGTTGGCAACAAACCCATCCAAACAGTCACTGGCTCATGCGGGCTAAAGATAATCTGCGTTACACTGTGATTGAAACCTTTAGTGAAGGGGACTACTTGATACAAATGCCGGTTTCTCCCCAAGCTCAAAAGAAAAATCCAAACCTACCCGATACTTGGCAAGCTCGATTAATTGAGTGTCGTTATGAGGGTAAGATAAGACGATACATCACCTCTTTAATAGATGATAAACGCTTTACTAAGGATAAAGTGGCACAGCTGTACTTGCAGCGCTGGGAGATCGAGATGGCTTTTAGGGAAATTAAGTCTGATCTACAGCAGGGGCTGTTGTTAAGAAGTAAGCTGCCACAGCTTGTGTTACAAGAGTTCTGGGGGCTTATGATTGCTTATAATCTGATAAGACGTTTGATGCGCTATATGGCAGTTAGAGCTAAGGTTAGCCCTCTACGAATTAGCTTTCATATGGCGTCTATTACGATTGTTGATCTGTTACGGTTTGCGCCTTTACAGGCTGCAGGACTCTTCCCTAAGTTGTTAGATGCAGTTTTAGAGGAGGGAAAACTGTTTGTCATTCCTGAACGCAGAAAGCGATCTTGCCCGAGGGTGGTTAAGGGTAAACCACAAAAATATCCCAAAAAAAATACCAGTCAGCCTTAACTGACTGGCATTAAGCTGTGTCTGGGGTTTTAATTCAGCGCTGAAAATACATTCAATCATACTTATACCAAACCCAACAATTAAAGTTGCGCCCAGGTACGAGTAGTTAAAGACCGAATTCTTTGTGGCTGTTTAAGCAAATTATTCCAAGCCAAGCAAGTGGCATCGACAATAGCCTCATAACTGTCATAACAACGATTAGATAGCTCATTTTGCTTAAGGTACTGCCATACTCTCTCAGAGGGATTGAGCTCAGGTGAATAAGGCGGTAGTTTAAGCATAGTGACATTAGCCTGATTCAAGCTTGGTTGATGCCATAATGCGCCGTCCATCACCACCACCGCATGACGTCCTTTTGGAACGGCTTTACTAATCTCTTGCATATGCAATAACATGGTGTGTTTATTAACGAAAGGCAGTACTAAGCCGACAGCCTTCTTTGTCGCTGGACAAAAGGCACCAAACAGATAAGCGGAATGAAACTGTTGCTGCTTGATCAGTCGAGGTCGCCCACCGCGGTAATGCCAAACTCTGGTCAATGAGCCTTGTTGTCCTATTCGAGTTTCATCTTGAAACCAGATGTCCACTTGATCTAGGCTCACATCAGTAGGCAGTGACGCCTTAACCTGTGCTATAAAGTTTTTTTAAAAGCGTCTTGAGCTTGTGGGTCGGCTTTTGGATGCTGACTACGAGCACTTATCCAACTCATATCAATACGCTTGAGTAGCTCGTAGATACCGTTAACGGTGTAGTGAGCGTTGTAGTGTTCTTTAGCCAATTGCTGAATGTCTTTGCCGGTTAGACGACCGCCAGCGCGCTTTTCTTGTTCAGAGACTATCATGGCTTTAAAAGCGGCTGTGTCTGCTTCTGCCAATTTGCTGCGACGACCTCGACGATGACGATCGTAGAGACTCTCAAGTCCTCGTTCATAATATCGCTTCAATGTCCGTCTGGCAGTTTCAGGATGTATGCAGAGGTCTTTGGCAATATCGTTGGTGGCTTTGCCTATACTATATTGGTATAAGATGAGCAGGCGTAGTCGGGCTCTGGGATTGCGCTCAGTCTTTGAGTGTTTGCCAAAGTCATGGTCTTCTAGGTTATGTATTGGTATAGTCATAAGTGGATTATACTATATATTTTGGGTTTGGTATAACTTATCAGTACGCTTCATAGCAGACGTATCTGTCAGTCAAATCATTCCCCTTTCGTTTCGTGCATTTACAGGATAATATGTAATGCTACCTTTTATGTTAAATATGCCAAAATTATGCTTAGTCCAAAGTCGTTCGACATCATTCATGACCTCTTCGCCAGTAGTCAGCGTGAATCTGTTATTCACCCTGACTCGGATGCTAGTAAGCGTTTTCAGGGGGAAGTGTATGAGCAGCTGGCTGAGCTTGAATATATCTATGTGGATGAGTCAGCCCTATCAACGGCGGATGAGTGTCCTACTACTGCTATAAGTGAACAAGTCTCTTTGGGGGATTTTTTTGAAGGGTTGGCACAGCTAGCAACGTTGGGTGTGGTTGAGGTCACTGATATTGTAGAGGCTATCCACCGTGAGATTATTTTACGTCCCATAGGGCGTTTCAATGATTTTAATCTAAACAAGTGGCAAACGGGTATTACTGGTCGTATCTATGGCACGGTAAGATATGTCATGCTATTGGTGGGCAAAAACTTGGCGTCAGTGTTCCGACTGTATAAAGCCATGATAAACCAAAAAACAGTGCGCCCAGTATCAGGGTCATTGAAGCAGCTGGTTAATGTCCTAAATGGGGTGATGGGCGATCATCTGGTTAATAAAAACAACCCAATCGCCCTCCCAATGGTGCTATATGATAGATACGGACAGCCGCATAATGGTGAGATTTCAGGGCGCGTTGCTGTTTTGTGCCATGGTCTTTGCTTGAGCCATTTAAGTTGGCAGTCGTTCAATAATGAAGGCTTGGGTGAGGAGATTCTTCGTAGTCAGCCTGAGACTACGGTGCTCTACCTTGATTATAATACGGGACAACGTATCTCATGCAATGGGCGTAATCTTTCCCAAGTGCTGCAAACGTTGACAGATAACAACCCCAATGTTTCTCAGATAGATCTCGTTGGTCACAGTATGGGCGGATTGGTCGCTCGCAGTGCTCTGTTTTACGGCAAGCAAGAGGGTCTAGACTGGATAAAACGTGTCGGCAATCTTGTCACTCTCGGCTCACCACATCATGGTGCCATCCTTGAGCGTATCGGCTTTTTTGTGCAAGACGTCATTGCAAGGCTGCCTTTTGCTAATGCGCTGGCAAAGCTCGGTGACCTGCGTAGTGCTGGTATCATTGATCTGCGTCATGGCAGTATTCGGGATGCTGACTGGATGTCTTTAGAAGGCCGAAGTGTCTTGCCACAAGATTTTCGCCATCCAGCGCGCCTGCCTCGACATGTCAATACTTATCTCGTCGCCGCTACCTTGATGGAAGGTCATTACGACTCTAAGGCGACCAGTTTATTGGGTGATGGTTTGGTGACCATAGATTCTGCTCTAGGCGATCATAAAGGTGAGCATATGTTGATGGTACCAGAAGGGCGCAAAGCTGTTTTTTATGGGCTGGGTCATATGAGCTTAATTTATAGTAAAAGAGTGCATAAGCAGGTCGTTGCATGGCTGTTAGATAATGGCAAAAGTAGCTTTAATGGAGAAGATGATGCACTTGGTATGCGCATACATTCTTACCCTGATGATTTTGATGTGGCGATTTAAGTATAGTAGGCTTGGTTAGCATTGTTTAGCCGCAGCTATTTGTGCATGTTCAATATAGCCCAATCATTTGAATGATGATTGAATAATTAATCCTCTGTTTTTATCTTACCCGTTATAGTTAGCTGAAAGTAAAACTGTTATATAGATTTAGAAGCGCTACTGGGATAAGTTTTACTTGCGTGCTGCGTCCCCAGAGGCTGCGTAAAACTCATTCCAATAGCGCTATACTCTTTTTAGAGTGCATCGACTATAGAGTGCACTGCATAAAAAAAGCCCTCAAACATCAGGCTTGAGGGCTTTTTGCTCATACGAAATTCAGACTAGTCGGCAAATATCGTTGCAACATCGTCTTTATTAAATTTATAGACCTCACCGCAAAACCCGCAATCCATCTCGAATGTACCGCCTTGCTCTTCGATGATGTCCAAGGCTTCCGTTTCACCGATTTGCTCAATTGCCATCTCGCATTTCTCACGTGAGCAGGTACAGCCAAAGGATAATGCAACAGGCTCAGGCGCAACGACGTTTTCTTCATTGTATAAACGATACAAAATTTCGTTGCTATCAAGTGTGGTTAGCTCTTCAGCTTTGACAGTGCGCGTCAAAACGCTCAAACGCGTCCATAAATCGTCATCGATACCAGCATCTTGGTTTTGCTCTACCTCATAAGTTTCCTCAGCGGTACGAGGCAGCATCTGTACCAAGATACCACCCGCTTGTAGACCATCAGAAGCCAAGTTAATCAGCGTTGGAATCTGCGCCGATTGCTTTTGATAATGCGCTAAACAGTCGGCCAAATTATCATGGCTGCGTTCTACAATGCCCTGATAGGATTCACCGCCAGCAGGTTGAATGTTGATAAATAACACACCCTGACCGGTTTCACCAAGCTCAGCAAAGGCCTCATCAGCACTGGTCATATTCTCCCAAGCTTGTACTTGCTCATCAGTATCCGCTTTCCAGCTGGCAAGCGCACGAATGATACCGTCTTGGTCGCATTCAGCCACTGCCCAATTCAGTAAGCTATTACTGTCTGAGGATTGCAACTGAATGGACAGGTGACCATCAATTTTAACCGTACCGATCAGTAAACTGGCAGCCGTCAGCATCTCACCAAGTAAGCGTTTAATCGCTTCAGGGTAAGGCTTTTGGGCGATGATGGTCGCATAGCCACGTGATAGGCGTACCACATCACCACGGACAGGTGAGTCTTGAATAAAAAAGCGCTGACGCACATCGCTATCGACAGTAACGGTTTGGGTGTTTGGTGTTTGATTGGCTTGAGTCATAAGTCTTTTCTAATATTGAGAAGTTGCTAGCTTTATGGGGATTACTAACAATTTATCAATAATACGGCTGTCCTAAATAGTTTAACTATCTATAACGTGGACGCGTCATCAATTAAAGCATTTATATTTTTACTCTCAAGATCTAATAGGTGACACAACCTAGGACAGCTGCCACTGGTTTATAAAAATAAGTAGCAATTGAGTGTAATTATGCTCCTTTACGATTACTCAATCACTAATCAAACATACTCATCGATAGCAAAACATCGCAAAAATAGTCTTGCACGGCTATAAAGGATATTGCATGCTTAATAGCTATATAAAGCTGATAACCACCACTATATAGCTATAGCCATTCAAACTCTACCGACCACTACATCCTATGACCGAAAACAAAAAGTCTTTTTATTATAGACCAAAGACCAATCAGTCCAGTAACGCAACAGTGCGCTGGACGTTTGTGACGCTTGGCTGGATATTCTTTGTACTTGGTATTATTGGCGTGCTGCTGCCAGCGATGCCGACGGCTCCTTTTATACTACTGGCAGCAGGGTGCTGGGCGCGTAGCTCACGGCGGTTTCATTTTTGGCTGATTAACCATAGGTTCTTCGGTAAGTATGTCCGTGACTGGGAAGAGCGTCGTGCAGTGCCGCATTATGCCAAATGGCTGGCAACCATCATGATGGCCATATCGACCACGATGATGTTCTATCAACTGCCTGCTGATATGATTTGGGTGGCGTGGGTGATAGCGGCAGCTTGTAGTGTGGTGGTAGTAATACTGTTTCGCTTGCCCAATGCTTAACCCGATCTATATGAATAAATATTAACTTAAGAACACTAAATAGCCATAAAAGATGCTTAAAAAGACGATTAATGTTGTTTAGTTACACAAAGTAGCATTTAAGACTTGCGCTAATGCAATTAGCCCCCTATAATGCACTCAAGCTTAAGAGCAGTTCTGCACCAAATCATTACCTCGTAGTATTAGTTATAATCCTTCGTTTTAATATTTATCGTTCAGTAGCTATTTGCAAGCGTTATCGGCCAATTAGGCCAAAAATAAATTAAATATCAGGGTTATGACTATGTCAGACGTTCAAAAAGGTACAGTTAAGTGGTTCAATGAAGCTAAAGGCTTTGGTTTCATCGCTCCAGAAAATGGCGCAGACGTTTTTGCTCATTACAGCGAAATCACTGGTTCAGGTTTCAAAACTTTGGCTGAAGGCCAAGAAGTTGAGTTCACTGTAACTCAAGGCCAAAAAGGCCCACAAGCACATAACATCGTTGCTATCTAATTTTATCTTTTATAGATGAAACATAGATAAATAGATGTTTAAAAAACGAACCTTCGGGTTCGTTTTTTTTCCTCTGCGATTTATTATTGAAGACTTGATATTAAAAGCTTGAGCTTATTTTTAAATCAAATTATAAGTCGAGTAATTAGTGCGAAGTATTTTTTCTATTAGATAAAGCTAATCCCAATATTAATCAGCCCGCCACCTACAATAAGCCAAACAAACATCATCGCGGCTAAGATAAGAGGTTTGACCCCAGCTTGCTTAATAGCGCTGAGATGAGTGGTCAAGCCTAGTGCAAACATGGCCATGGTCAACAAAACATCATCCAATATGATCATATTCTGCTCAAAGCTAGCAGACATTGGCACCCATGTGTGCAGTACGACGATAAGAATAAAAATAAAGGCAAACCAAGGGACTTTGACTTGTTTGATGCGTGCCACAAGCGATGGTTTTTTATCACTGCTATTGCTATCGTTAGCTGTGGTTAGCGCAAAGGATAGTATCAATAAAAATGGCGCCAGCATCATCACTCGAATCATCTTAGTGACGACAGCGGTATTGCCGACCTCAGGGCTGATGGCATTGCCTGCGACCACGACTTGTGCCACTTCATGTACGGTCGAGCCTGTATAGACACCGTATTGTTGGGCATTAAGCCATGGCTGCAGCCAGCCCAGATGATATAAGAAGGGATAGAGCAGCATCGCAATAGTGCCAAAGACCACTACCGTTGCCACAGCGATAGTAACTTTATGGGCTTCTGCTTTGACCACTGGCTCTGCCGCGATAACGGCTGCTGCCCCGCAAATACTGGCGCCTGAACCAATCAAAAGCGTCGTTTGCTTATCGACCTTGAGCCACTTTGTACCCAGCCAATAGGTTAATAAAAAAGTCGAGGTTAGCACCAGTGCATCCGTCATAATCGCTGGCATGCCAACGCTTGCTACTTGTGTCATCGTCAGCTTAAAACCATAAAACATAATGGCCAAACGCAAAACTTGACCTTTAGCAAAGACAACGCCAGCATCTAAGCGCTCAGCGAAATTAGCATAAATTGTATTGCCGAGCAGCATACCGAGTAAGATGGCTAAGGTTAAAGACGATAGACCTTTGATGCGTCCATCAGACCAGGTGTCCAAGCTGGTATTTAGCCATAAGCAAAATAAACTACCAATCAGTACCACGACTAGCCCTGCTAAGTGGCGATTGCTCGGAACATAATGGTTGATTGATTGGGCAAAAGCGTGCATGACAGACGCATCCTATTAGAATAATCAAAATAAGCATAAGCTTATGAGTAGACAGTATAAGTCAACTCAATTTATAATAAAAACAGATTAATAAGATACAAACTATCGATTTTTTAGGTTAGTAAGCCAATGTTTATTCGGTCAACGTAAGATGTGATTATAAATAAGGTGTGATTATAAATAATGAAAAAAGCGATACAGGTGCTACCGAAGATTACACTAAAGCAATTGGCAGTTTTTGTCAGTATTTATCAAACAGGCAGCACCAGTCGCGCCAGTGAAGAATTGCATCTCTCACAGTCCGCAGTCAGTAGTGCGCTCACTGAGCTAGAGGCAAGATTGCAAATGCCATTATTTGAACGGGTAGGGCGCAGACTGAACCAACACCCTAATGCTCATCCTGTTTATGTACAGGCACAAGCTATCTTGGGGCAATCGTTGACGCTTGAATATTATTATAAGTACCAAGCAGGGCAGATTCATATCGGCGCGAGTACTACTATAGGCAATTATGTTTTGCCACCACTGCTTGCCAAGCTATATGAAGCACTGCCTGATGCAAATGTCGATATGTATATTGCCAATACCCAAGAGGTGGTCAGTGAGGTTGAACAGTTAAATATCGACATTGCCTTAGTAGAAGGCATGCCACGGCCAACAGATATGAAAGTCATTGAACAACGAGCATGGCGTACCGATACCTTGATGGTGTTTGCCAAGCGCGATAGCAAATGGCTAACTGAGGTAGCAGCATATAACCATGATGGTGACTGCTATCAGCTTACGGTTGAGCAGTTAGCAAAGCTGCCACTACTCGTACGTGAGGCGGGATCGGGTACACGGCAGATTATTGATGAGCAACTGCTACAGCACCTACCTGATGCTGAGACAATCATAGCTATCCAGCAATCAGAAGCTCTAAAAAACATGGTAAGCGCAGATATTGGACTTGGCTGTCTATCGCAGCATGTGATTCAAGCGGAGTTAGAGGCGGGCACGCTTGTGCAGGTCAAAGTGGCTGGAATAGATTTAACGCGAACGTGGTGGTTAGTTTGGCACAAGTCGCGTCACCAAAGCCCAATTTGGCAGACGTTTATAGATATTATTCAGCACGGTTAGACATAAGCTTTAGATATTATTGGATGTTAAATAAAAAAATTGCAGCATAAATAAATACGCTGCGATTTTTAATTGCTGCACCAATAGGTATCAGAACCAGCTTAACGTTTAATATAGTTTTAAGCTAATATAGCTTTAAGCGATCTTTATTTTGCGACTGGCTTATCGAGTCTCACCACCAAGCTGTCACAAGGGACATTAGGAAGGATATTATCCGCAGTCGCTCCGCTGAGCCAAGCGGCGATGCCGTGACGCTCATGGCGTCCGATGACCAATAGGTCAACGTCATGCTTATGGCAGTAATTAACGATACCTTCACTGCTAGAGATGGCAGTTGTGACCTCAGACTTCACAGCCTGTAACTGATTGCGCTCCAAAAACTCAGCAAGCTTGGCGCGTGCTTCTTGGCAACGCACATCATCAATCTCATCGTAAAGACTAGAGGCGGGTACCAGCTCATAGCCAAAGCCAACCATGGTATCTTTGACGATATGCAGGACAGATAGCTTGGAGCCAGGACGATTGTCGACAATGCGCTTGGCTTTTTGCGCAACGATATCTGCATCTGCCAATAGGTCAGTAACCAGTAAGATATGTTGGTAACTCATGATATATTCCTCGTATCGGATGGCATTTAGCGTTTATCAAACTACTTTGCTACAGGGTGATCAAGCTTGACTACTAGACTGTCGCACGGGGCATTGGGCAAGATATCATCTGCTGTCGCACCGACTAACCAAGCGGCGATACCACGGCGCTCGTGGCGTCCAATAATCAACAGGTCAACGTCATTTTTATCACAGTAGTTGATGATGCCTTTAGCATTAGAGATGGCGGCGGTGACTTCTGATTGGGTAGCATGTAAGTCATTACGCTCAAGAAACTGTGCCAGCTTGGCGCGTGCTTCTTGCCAGTGTTCACCGTCTTTTTCACCTGAAAGACTAGAGGCAGGGACCAGCTCGTAGCCAAAACGCACCATATCATCTTCGACAATATGCAGGACCGAAAGCTTGGCCTCAGGGGAGCCAGCGATGACACGTTTGGCTCTTTGCGCGACGATATCTGCATCAGATAATAGATCAGTGACCAGTAAAATATGTTGGTAGCTCATAAGGTGCTCCTTTTATTACATGTACTTAACTATAACACTACTCCTGATAGCTGTTAAGTGTACTTTGTAGAGATACACCAGTTATGAAGCGCGTTTTAGCTGTTTTTACATTGGCCTAGTTTTTATGTAAATTTATATTATAGCAATATGCCTTAATCCATTTTCGAATTAGCATAGACTATGCCAATATAATCAGTTGAAAATAAAACTTTTACATAAACTTAAACGCGCTATGTTCTTTTTAAAGCGCATCGACTATAGAGTTAAATAACTGAGAATGTGGTATGGCACTCTTATTTATTGTGATACTGGTTTATCAAGCTTGACGACCAAGCTATCGCAAGACACGTTAGGCAATATATTATCGGCAGTGGCACCGACCAACCACGCTGCAATACCGCGGCGTTCATGGCGGCCAATGACCAACAAGTCGACATTTTCTTCACGGCAATAGTTCACGATGCCTTCACTGCTAGAGATAGCTGCTGTTAATTCGGATTTGGTTGCTCGTAGCTCGTTACGCTCAAGGAACTCTACCAGCTTTATCCTAGCTTTAGGCCAAAGCTCTTCTTCTTTTTTATCAGCAATTCTAGAAGCCTGTACCAGCTCATAACCAAAGCGAGCCACGTCCTCCTCAACGATATGCAATACGGAAAGCTTGGCTTCAGGAGAGCCAGCGATGACACGTTTGGCCCTTTGCGCAACGATATCTGCATCAGATAATAGGTCAGTGACCAGTAGAATATGTTGGTAGCTCATAAGGTAATCCTTTTAATAAACAGCCTTTTAATAAACAGTAAGTGTGATTGAACGTATACCGTCAAAACACTTTGGGGCGCTACTCTAATACAGGTTCGTTCAGTTTGACGACCAAGCTATCACAAGGAACGTTGGGTAAGATACTGTCTGCCGTCGCCTTAATCAGCCATGCAGCGATACCTTGACGTTCGTGGCGGCCAATAATCAACAAATCAACGTTTTGTTCGCGGCAGTATTTGACGATATCTTTATCATTAGAGATCGCTGCAGTGACTTCTGAGTGTGTCGTTTTAAGATCATTGCGCTCAATGAATTGGGCAAGCTTTTCTCTTGTTTCTTTCCATTTACCACTTGGATCATCGTCGGTCAGTGTGGTCTCAGTGACAGGCTTGCGACCGAAATGTACTAAGTCGTCTTCGACGATATGCAGCACTGATAGCTTAGCCTCAGGAAACCCGAGGATAACTCGTTTGGCTCTTTGTGCGACGATATCAGCATCAGAGAGTAAGTCAGTTACTAATAGAACGTGCTTATAATTCATGAGTAAATCCTCGTGTATGAGAAGGTATAAAGTAGTCATTCAAATAAAACAATAGCTGATAACTCCATAGTAGCACTATGGATAAGCTTTGTTAAGATAGTAGACACTTGCTGGTTATTAATATTGTGTTTTATTGATACCATTAGCCGCCTTCACTGCCTTGACTTATCATGCTATTAGCCCCATCTAATCGCATTAGGCAAACATATTGATATTCAAAAATAACTGATAAGGACAACTATGACTGACACGCCATTTACCGCTGATTTAACGCTGCATCCAGCATTTGAGCTACTTGAGCATCGCCATATTGAGGCGTTATCAATGGATGTGCTGATCAGCCAGCATGTCAAAACAGGTGCGATGCATTACCATTTGGCGCATCCTAGTGACGAAAACGCCTTTTTGGTTGGCTTTCGTACGCAGCCTATGGACTCAAAAGGCGAAGCGCATATCTTGGAGCATGTGGCATTATGTGGCTCCAAGAAGTTTCCCGTCCGTGATCCGTTCTTTTCGATGATCAAGCGCTCATTGAATACCTTTATGAATGCCATGACTGCCGCTGATTGGACAGCTTATCCTTATGCAACACAAAATAAGAACGATTATTTTAACTTGCTCGATGTTTATCTGGATGCCGCATTCTTTCCCAATATTCATCCGCTGGACTTTGCCCAAGAAGGCATCCGCGTTGAGCTAGACGCTGAAGATAAGCCGCAGTTTAAGGGTATTGTGTTCAATGAGATGAAAGGGGCAATGAGCGGTGAGATTGATCAGCTCTATCATGCTGTCGCCCATCATTTGTTCCCAACGACGACTTATCACTATAACTCTGGTGGTGATCCTGCTGATATTCCTGACTTGACCCATCCTGAGCTGATTGAGTTTCATCAAAGCCATTATCATCCGTCAAACAGCGTGATTATGAGTTTTGGTAATATTCCCGTTGCCGAGACTCAAGCGAAGATACATGAAGATGCGCTAATACAGTTCGAAGCGGGCAAAAAGCATGTCTCGCGTCCAGAGCAGCGTTTATCTGCACCGATCAGTGCCACGGATACTTATACCGCTGACGAAGCGGGTCCTGATCAAACCCATCACGTGGTTGCTTGGTTGTTACCATCCATCACTGATCCAAAGCAGCGTCTGGCACTGCGTTTGCTTGAAGGAGTGTTGATAGAGCATGCAGGCTCACCACTACGTGCTTATCTTGACAGTCATCCGCTGGGCAAAGCGCCAAGCCCCCTATTAGGGCTTGATGATAGCCATTATGAGATGGTGTTTTATACGGGTCTACGAGGCTCAAACCCTGAGCATGCCGAAGCGGTAGAGCAGGGCATTATGGACTTGCTGGCGCAAGTTGCCAGTACACCGATTGATGATGAAACCATCGAGACTATCTTGCATCAGATTGAGATTGATCAACGTCATATCGGCGGTGATAGCATTCCTTATGGTCTGAACTTGATGTTAGAGGGTTTTAGTACGGCGATACATGATGGTAACCCTCTCGATATCTGGGAGGTTGATGAGCATTTAGCTTGGCTACGTGAGCAAGTCGTCGACCCGCAGTGGCTGCCCAATTTAATCAAAAAGCACTTACTAGAAAATACCCACCGCGTACGTTTGACATTGACGCCTGATAGCGAAAAGTCAGCACGCCTTGCTGCCGCTGAGCAGACGCGTTTG
The sequence above is a segment of the Psychrobacter fulvigenes genome. Coding sequences within it:
- a CDS encoding IS4 family transposase, producing MGYFTMRLQDAINETHKRIPDTLEQFSELIDPEWIQQALEYTGKASIRRRKLPAEHVVWIVIGTALYRNRSIWYITEQMRLNIDSQACVPSAVVQARQRLGHEPLKQLFHQLSAHYQTESRAQQQDFMGLSVQAVDGVVYSLPYTDENLQYFSSSKGRTKEAPYPQMRSVCLINTDTHEIIDTTLGDMGQGEITLARQLNIQDNSITLFDRAYFSADLLISWQQTHPNSHWLMRAKDNLRYTVIETFSEGDYLIQMPVSPQAQKKNPNLPDTWQARLIECRYEGKIRRYITSLIDDKRFTKDKVAQLYLQRWEIEMAFREIKSDLQQGLLLRSKLPQLVLQEFWGLMIAYNLIRRLMRYMAVRAKVSPLRISFHMASITIVDLLRFAPLQAAGLFPKLLDAVLEEGKLFVIPERRKRSCPRVVKGKPQKYPKKNTSQP
- a CDS encoding IS630 family transposase, whose protein sequence is MDIWFQDETRIGQQGSLTRVWHYRGGRPRLIKQQQFHSAYLFGAFCPATKKAVGLVLPFVNKHTMLLHMQEISKAVPKGRHAVVVMDGALWHQPSLNQANVTMLKLPPYSPELNPSERVWQYLKQNELSNRCYDSYEAIVDATCLAWNNLLKQPQRIRSLTTRTWAQL
- a CDS encoding winged helix-turn-helix domain-containing protein, which produces MTIPIHNLEDHDFGKHSKTERNPRARLRLLILYQYSIGKATNDIAKDLCIHPETARRTLKRYYERGLESLYDRHRRGRRSKLAEADTAAFKAMIVSEQEKRAGGRLTGKDIQQLAKEHYNAHYTVNGIYELLKRIDMSWISARSQHPKADPQAQDAFKKTL
- a CDS encoding alpha/beta fold hydrolase; amino-acid sequence: MLSPKSFDIIHDLFASSQRESVIHPDSDASKRFQGEVYEQLAELEYIYVDESALSTADECPTTAISEQVSLGDFFEGLAQLATLGVVEVTDIVEAIHREIILRPIGRFNDFNLNKWQTGITGRIYGTVRYVMLLVGKNLASVFRLYKAMINQKTVRPVSGSLKQLVNVLNGVMGDHLVNKNNPIALPMVLYDRYGQPHNGEISGRVAVLCHGLCLSHLSWQSFNNEGLGEEILRSQPETTVLYLDYNTGQRISCNGRNLSQVLQTLTDNNPNVSQIDLVGHSMGGLVARSALFYGKQEGLDWIKRVGNLVTLGSPHHGAILERIGFFVQDVIARLPFANALAKLGDLRSAGIIDLRHGSIRDADWMSLEGRSVLPQDFRHPARLPRHVNTYLVAATLMEGHYDSKATSLLGDGLVTIDSALGDHKGEHMLMVPEGRKAVFYGLGHMSLIYSKRVHKQVVAWLLDNGKSSFNGEDDALGMRIHSYPDDFDVAI
- the hslO gene encoding Hsp33 family molecular chaperone HslO; translation: MTQANQTPNTQTVTVDSDVRQRFFIQDSPVRGDVVRLSRGYATIIAQKPYPEAIKRLLGEMLTAASLLIGTVKIDGHLSIQLQSSDSNSLLNWAVAECDQDGIIRALASWKADTDEQVQAWENMTSADEAFAELGETGQGVLFINIQPAGGESYQGIVERSHDNLADCLAHYQKQSAQIPTLINLASDGLQAGGILVQMLPRTAEETYEVEQNQDAGIDDDLWTRLSVLTRTVKAEELTTLDSNEILYRLYNEENVVAPEPVALSFGCTCSREKCEMAIEQIGETEALDIIEEQGGTFEMDCGFCGEVYKFNKDDVATIFAD
- a CDS encoding YbaN family protein; protein product: MTENKKSFYYRPKTNQSSNATVRWTFVTLGWIFFVLGIIGVLLPAMPTAPFILLAAGCWARSSRRFHFWLINHRFFGKYVRDWEERRAVPHYAKWLATIMMAISTTMMFYQLPADMIWVAWVIAAACSVVVVILFRLPNA
- the cspE gene encoding transcription antiterminator/RNA stability regulator CspE; this translates as MSDVQKGTVKWFNEAKGFGFIAPENGADVFAHYSEITGSGFKTLAEGQEVEFTVTQGQKGPQAHNIVAI